From Pseudoalteromonas rubra, one genomic window encodes:
- a CDS encoding YhdP family protein, with protein sequence MWQVFAVTLVLLAVLVSVVKYTLPYANEYKHDIESLVNQQLGVELNIGSISASWQGNGPALVLRDVSFEDNARSPISLHIAQTSLQLNLVESVRQWRLVSNYFVLDGFDATVDIQAMAQSMEGGSGEFEQQALIEELFLGDTGHFAVQNSQVTLLVADDKSHTLLVPDLIWQNSADMHHGEGQISFPGLAEGQLNARFRFHGQQLSAMAGDIFIDAQQVELMSWLQTYLDPQYQTASSSVNMQLWARLEHGKFNDILVKWLPSSISWQQGQTHKQLAVQGGALYLQPGQNGWALSSSELLLSQNEQSPTTLSIEGHFSDSESTLWMQGLDLGYVTQLLSLTHFDWAKQVEALSPAGKVTAARVSMGSDTPMSLWLALEKAGWRQLGGIPGFSGLNAELMLTPERGVLSLSAQDQTLLVEEQFIAPIAVKELNGDIHFYLDDAHKWHVLSDNLWLSNEDLSVALEMHLHLLEEPVLDLYADVFGGDASIAGRYFPLQLMNENLVSYLNNGIQGGRLRHTQVLLSGPLTQFPYRGHHGRFEVLARIDQAKFAFAPDWAALHNGDVTLHFADERMDITVNSGELLNQTLSSGVVVSLADLEQTNLLTVNIAHTTEASTLAPFFNATPIADPLADILQVAQVQGDVTGNVDLLIDLASLDVNVLGAVEFKDNALYLEQPGMALDKLSGTLKFIDDNIELENTRALWRGMPLLFSLSGQGDSARYQLGIETRLSAASDKLLPLTQGLMDDFITGNALLAGQVMLDFTEQGFSYQANFKSDLQGASIDLPAPIGKLADERMQLSAQVRGDDISNLISVTLGDQLYFDGILDNNSGLIERAQLVFAESNRALSQPGFNVAITQPQLTLAPWLPFIDRIIEQVDQPSEQPGILPAFDALRAQIGQLNVFDLGVNDFELSLRPQASGLLARLNARELRAQVQLPNGNAAQPIQIQADYLRLNPLEATDEGSTTETVTIGDSDAAPEASLQWLTNIPAIEFNCDDCRITQYQLDKVNLALQGNGEALQVTRLQVDKGDHVLQGTGGWHNGRSHFNGTLISSDFGQLMEEFDITSSVQDSSADIEFELSWADAPYEFDVASLDGSVKWQLGEGHLAEISDQGTRVFSLLSLDSLVRKLKLDFRDVFAKGFFYNRIDGTFQLDKGVVYTEDTQLDGVPADLSVRGYADLNSKAIDYELSVAPQVTSSLPVIVGWMVNPVTGLAALALDKVIHSARVISEIKFKVTGTMDEPVVTELDRKSREVELPKPPGSQPEKPAQPVVPQDEEASDTQADIPRQGGQTSQQDAPDTQADKPVEAEVTPGEPNSETGQEEQP encoded by the coding sequence ATGTGGCAAGTGTTTGCTGTCACATTGGTACTGCTTGCCGTCCTTGTTTCGGTGGTCAAATACACCCTGCCTTACGCCAATGAATATAAACATGATATTGAGTCGCTGGTTAACCAGCAGCTGGGGGTTGAATTAAACATTGGCAGCATTAGCGCCAGCTGGCAGGGCAATGGCCCGGCACTGGTGTTGCGTGATGTCAGCTTTGAAGACAACGCCCGTTCCCCTATCTCTTTGCATATTGCACAAACCAGTTTGCAGCTTAATCTGGTCGAGTCAGTCCGCCAGTGGCGGCTGGTGTCTAATTACTTTGTGCTGGATGGATTTGACGCTACCGTTGATATCCAGGCCATGGCACAAAGTATGGAAGGCGGTAGCGGGGAGTTTGAGCAACAGGCGCTGATTGAAGAGCTATTTTTGGGCGATACGGGCCATTTTGCGGTTCAGAATAGCCAGGTGACTTTACTGGTCGCGGACGATAAATCACACACCTTACTGGTGCCGGATCTTATCTGGCAAAACAGTGCCGATATGCATCATGGCGAGGGGCAGATCTCCTTCCCTGGACTGGCAGAAGGTCAGTTAAACGCGCGTTTTCGTTTTCATGGCCAGCAGCTTAGTGCAATGGCTGGTGATATCTTCATTGATGCACAGCAAGTTGAACTGATGAGCTGGCTGCAGACGTATCTTGACCCACAATACCAAACGGCCAGTTCGAGCGTGAACATGCAACTCTGGGCGCGGCTGGAGCATGGCAAGTTCAATGATATTCTGGTCAAGTGGTTACCGAGTAGTATCAGTTGGCAGCAGGGGCAAACGCACAAGCAGCTAGCCGTGCAAGGTGGTGCTCTGTATTTGCAACCGGGGCAAAATGGCTGGGCATTAAGCAGCTCTGAGTTGCTGCTATCTCAAAATGAACAAAGTCCCACAACGCTCAGTATTGAGGGGCATTTTAGCGACAGTGAAAGCACATTGTGGATGCAGGGCCTGGATCTTGGGTATGTCACTCAGTTGCTGTCACTTACGCACTTCGACTGGGCGAAACAAGTAGAAGCTTTGTCTCCTGCCGGCAAGGTAACCGCCGCCAGAGTGTCAATGGGCAGTGATACACCGATGTCGTTGTGGCTCGCGTTAGAGAAAGCTGGTTGGCGACAACTCGGGGGGATTCCGGGTTTTTCCGGGCTCAATGCTGAGCTAATGCTTACGCCAGAGCGCGGTGTGCTCAGTCTCAGTGCACAAGATCAGACTTTGTTGGTAGAAGAGCAGTTTATTGCCCCAATCGCTGTCAAAGAACTCAACGGAGACATACACTTTTACCTGGATGACGCACACAAGTGGCATGTGCTGTCGGATAACCTGTGGCTCAGCAACGAGGATTTAAGCGTTGCGTTGGAAATGCACTTGCACTTGTTAGAAGAGCCTGTGCTGGATTTATATGCCGATGTATTTGGCGGCGATGCCAGTATCGCAGGCCGTTATTTCCCGCTGCAACTGATGAATGAAAACCTGGTCAGCTACCTTAACAATGGGATCCAGGGCGGGCGACTCAGGCACACTCAGGTGTTGTTGTCAGGGCCGTTGACACAATTTCCATACCGCGGACATCATGGTCGCTTTGAAGTCCTGGCCCGGATTGATCAGGCTAAGTTTGCCTTCGCGCCAGATTGGGCTGCCCTGCATAATGGTGACGTGACATTGCACTTTGCTGATGAGCGAATGGACATCACGGTTAATAGCGGTGAGCTGTTGAACCAGACGTTGAGCAGTGGCGTCGTGGTCAGTCTGGCTGATCTCGAACAAACAAATTTGCTGACCGTCAACATCGCTCATACGACGGAAGCCAGCACGCTGGCACCGTTTTTCAACGCCACACCAATTGCGGATCCATTGGCGGATATTCTTCAGGTTGCACAGGTTCAGGGGGATGTGACAGGCAATGTCGATCTGTTGATTGATTTGGCGTCGCTGGATGTTAATGTACTGGGGGCAGTCGAATTCAAAGACAATGCGCTCTATCTTGAGCAGCCTGGCATGGCGCTAGACAAGCTAAGCGGCACGCTGAAGTTTATTGACGATAATATTGAACTGGAAAATACCCGGGCGCTGTGGCGAGGGATGCCGTTACTTTTCAGCTTGTCAGGACAGGGCGACAGTGCCCGGTATCAGCTCGGGATTGAGACGCGTTTGAGTGCAGCAAGCGATAAGTTGCTGCCCCTCACGCAAGGCTTGATGGACGACTTTATCACCGGCAATGCTTTATTGGCTGGGCAGGTAATGCTGGATTTCACCGAACAAGGCTTCAGTTATCAGGCAAACTTTAAGTCCGACTTACAGGGAGCCAGTATTGATTTGCCGGCACCGATTGGCAAGCTGGCAGATGAGCGCATGCAGTTAAGTGCTCAGGTACGTGGCGACGATATTTCTAATTTGATCAGTGTCACACTCGGTGACCAGCTCTATTTTGATGGTATTTTAGATAATAACAGTGGTTTGATTGAACGTGCTCAACTTGTCTTTGCCGAGAGCAATCGTGCATTGAGTCAGCCTGGATTCAATGTGGCCATCACTCAACCGCAACTTACATTGGCACCCTGGCTGCCTTTCATTGATCGCATTATTGAACAGGTAGATCAGCCGTCGGAGCAGCCGGGCATATTGCCCGCTTTTGATGCGCTGCGTGCACAGATTGGCCAGTTAAATGTTTTTGATCTCGGTGTGAATGACTTTGAGCTAAGCCTTCGTCCACAAGCCAGTGGATTGCTGGCACGGTTGAATGCCAGGGAGTTAAGAGCGCAAGTGCAGTTGCCAAATGGTAATGCGGCGCAACCCATTCAGATACAAGCGGACTATTTACGGCTTAACCCGCTTGAAGCGACGGACGAGGGCAGCACGACAGAAACGGTTACTATCGGTGATTCAGACGCTGCCCCTGAGGCATCATTGCAGTGGTTAACGAACATACCGGCGATAGAGTTTAACTGCGATGATTGCCGTATAACTCAGTATCAGCTGGATAAGGTGAACCTGGCTTTGCAGGGCAATGGCGAAGCGCTGCAGGTCACTCGCTTACAGGTGGATAAAGGCGATCATGTGCTGCAAGGTACGGGTGGCTGGCACAATGGTCGCTCACACTTTAATGGCACGCTAATCAGCAGTGATTTTGGTCAGTTAATGGAAGAGTTTGATATTACTTCCAGCGTCCAGGATTCCAGTGCTGACATTGAATTTGAACTGAGTTGGGCAGACGCGCCTTACGAGTTTGATGTTGCGTCGCTTGACGGTTCAGTAAAATGGCAATTGGGTGAAGGGCACCTGGCTGAGATCAGCGATCAGGGCACACGGGTGTTTTCTTTGTTGAGCTTGGACTCACTGGTTCGTAAACTCAAGCTGGATTTCCGCGATGTGTTTGCTAAAGGGTTTTTCTACAACCGCATTGACGGCACTTTCCAGCTCGACAAAGGGGTTGTGTATACTGAGGATACCCAATTGGATGGGGTGCCAGCCGACCTGTCAGTCAGAGGGTATGCCGATCTCAATAGCAAAGCCATTGACTATGAGCTGTCAGTCGCGCCGCAGGTTACCTCGAGTTTACCAGTGATTGTGGGATGGATGGTGAATCCGGTAACGGGTCTTGCGGCGTTGGCGCTTGATAAAGTGATCCACTCGGCACGGGTGATCTCAGAGATTAAATTTAAAGTGACCGGCACGATGGATGAACCTGTGGTGACCGAACTGGATCGTAAGAGCCGTGAGGTCGAGTTGCCTAAGCCGCCGGGCTCACAGCCTGAGAAACCGGCGCAGCCCGTTGTCCCTCAAGATGAGGAAGCCTCAGATACGCAAGCTGATATACCCAGACAAGGCGGGCAGACGTCGCAGCAAGACGCGCCAGATACACAGGCAGACAAACCTGTGGAAGCTGAAGTGACTCCTGGCGAACCGAACTCGGAGACAGGTCAAGAGGAACAGCCATGA